From Candidatus Pedobacter colombiensis, one genomic window encodes:
- a CDS encoding Lrp/AsnC family transcriptional regulator, translating into MNTANLDKTDIGILRLLQQDALLSNKQLALELNKSTATIHERVRRLKSEGYIKRSVAIVDGKKIGKSLIAYSQVQLKEHTDSALSSFEKEVVKFPEVMECYHMTGAFDFILRIVISDMDAYHNFLRSKLAQLSNIGTVQSFFVMSEIKTETAYPL; encoded by the coding sequence ATGAATACCGCAAACCTGGACAAAACAGACATCGGAATTTTAAGGCTTTTACAGCAGGATGCCCTGTTAAGTAACAAGCAATTGGCATTGGAATTGAACAAATCCACTGCTACTATTCACGAGCGGGTAAGAAGGCTAAAATCCGAAGGGTACATTAAACGCTCAGTCGCTATCGTAGATGGGAAAAAAATTGGCAAAAGCTTGATTGCTTACTCACAGGTACAACTTAAGGAGCATACTGACAGTGCACTAAGCAGCTTTGAAAAGGAAGTCGTAAAGTTCCCTGAGGTAATGGAATGTTATCACATGACAGGCGCTTTTGATTTCATCCTCAGAATTGTGATCTCTGATATGGATGCCTATCATAATTTTTTAAGAAGCAAGCTGGCACAACTGAGTAACATTGGTACTGTTCAGAGCTTTTTTGTGATGTCTGAAATTAAAACAGAAACAGCATACCCTCTTTAA